The proteins below are encoded in one region of Alkalidesulfovibrio alkalitolerans DSM 16529:
- a CDS encoding PxxKW family cysteine-rich protein: MSNGNANALQGAVKTEKGLSFKGFIMEPIIDKCEGCDRAVAFEDTTYCPSYAKPARKWSYGICNFATHVKAEKTKTGEVKINPLKASKRAARGR, encoded by the coding sequence ATGTCCAACGGCAATGCCAACGCCCTGCAGGGCGCGGTCAAGACGGAAAAGGGTCTGTCCTTCAAGGGCTTCATCATGGAGCCGATCATCGACAAGTGCGAAGGTTGCGATCGCGCCGTGGCCTTCGAGGACACCACCTACTGCCCGAGCTACGCCAAGCCCGCCCGCAAGTGGTCCTATGGGATCTGTAACTTCGCCACCCACGTCAAGGCCGAGAAGACCAAGACGGGCGAAGTCAAGATCAACCCGCTCAAGGCCTCCAAGC